ACGCCGGTGGCAACATCGACATCAACGACCTGACCGTCGGCTCGACGCTCTACCTGCCGGTGCAGGTGGCGGGCGCGATGTTCTTCGCCGGCGACCCCCACATGGCCCAGGGCGACGGCGAGGTCGCGCTGACCGCCATGGAGGGCTCGCTGCGCCCGACCTTCCGGCTCACCGTGATCAAGAAGGGCTCGACGAAGGCACCGCGGCCGGCGTACGACGCGCCCTTCGCCGAGAACCGCGACTTCTGGATCCCGATCGGGCTCAGCGACCCCGACGGCCCCGAGAACGGCGGCAACGCGACCAGCCTCGACCTCGCCATGAAGAGCGCGGTCCGCCAGGCCATGGCCTTCCTCACCGAGGAGCTCGGGATGGCGGGGCCGGTGGCGTACGCCTACCTCTCCGCGGCCGCCGACTTCCAGTGCTCGCAGGTCGTCGACCGCACCACCGGCATCCACGCCCTGATCCGCAAGGCCGACTTCGGGAGGTGATCGCCCCAGGTCGGGGTAGTCCGAGACGTTCGGCAGGCCGAGACGGACACAACGGATGCCGAACGTCTCGGACTACCCGCCCCCCCGGGGACAGCGAGCCGGCTCAGCCCGAGGCACCGCCGGTGAAGTTCCACGAGGCGAGGTGCAGGGCCGGGCAGGAGAACCGGGGCGAGGTGGCGGTGTAGGTGTCGCCCGGGATCGGGGTGGCGGTGCGGCCGACGGCGCGGACGTTGCCGGGCGCCAGCGCCTGCTCGTAGGCCTGGGTGAAGCGGAAGTTCTTCACCGGGCGGGTGACCCGGCCGTCCTCGACCAGCCAGACGCCGTTGCGGGTCAGGCCGGTGATCGACAGGGTGCGGGGGTCCAGGACGCGGGTGTACCAGAAGTCGGTCACCAGCAGTCCGCGCTCCACGCCCGCCACCAGCGCGGCCACCGAGGCGTCGGCCGCGGGGCCGTCGGCCTCGTCCGCCACCGCGTCGAAGCCGTCGGTGGGCACGATCCCGAGGTGGCGGGCCGAGGGGCCGGTGCCGAAGCGGTTCTCGGCGTCGTGGCCGGTGCTGGTGGTGCCCGCCTCGGCGGCGGTGCGCCGGTCGTGGGTGACGTGGCGGGTGACGCCGTCCTCGACCAGCACCAGCCGCTGCCGCGGGGTGCCCTGCGAGTCGTAGCCGACGCCGACCGCGAGCGGGTCGTCGACCACGGTGACGGCCGGGTCGAACTGCGAGGCCCCGACGCGCACGAAGGAGCGGCGCTCGTTGACGGCCTTGCCGTTGAAGGCGCCGAAGGCGAGGTTGGTCAGCAGGTCGGAGACGGCGTCGGGCTCGAGGACGACCTCGTAGCGCCCCGGCTCCAGCTCGACGGGCTCGGCCCAGGCGCGGGCCTTGGCCGCGGCCCGGGCGCCGAGGGCGGTGCCGTCGAGGTCGGCGAGCCGCAGCGGCATCGCGCGGGCGACGCCGTCGGCGCGGCCCTCGGTCGCCTCGGCGCGGGCGACGCCGGCGAGGCCGCACTCGGCGGCCCGCCCCGAGACGAGCTGGCCGGCCGAGCTGGCCAGCGCGCTGTGCCGGTGGGTGGTGCGGCAGTAGCCGGCCGTCTCGAGGCCGGCCGCGCCGTCGACGAAGGCCCGCACGACCTCGGCGCGGTCGGTGGGCGACGCGTGGGCGGTGGCCTCGTCCGGCGGCGTGGCGTGCGCCGGGTCGACCGGTGCGAGCAGGCCGGGCCAGCTGGGGTCGGCGGGCGCGACGCGGGTCGAGGCGGCCACCCGCTCGACCAGCCGGTCGAGGTCGCCGGCACCGACGACGCTGGCGGACCCGGCCGCGGTGCGGCCCTCGTGGTGCACCAGCACCCGGACGGTGGTGACGTCCTCGGCGACGTTCTGGTGGATCACCGAGCCGGCGAAGCGGGTCAGCGCCACCTCGTGGCGGTCGGCCTCGACCGTCACGTCGGCGCCGGGGAGCGCGCGGCCGACGGCCTCGACGGCGGCGGTGGCGAGGTCCTCCTGGGGGGTGCTCATGCCCGCACCCCCACCCGTACGCCGCGGAACCGGGCGGGCGCGGCGGGATGGCCCGTGTGGCCGGTCTGGCCGGGCTGGCCCTTGCCGCAGTTGGGGGTGCCCCACGCGACGGACTCGTGGGAGAGCCGGTCCATCGAGGCCCAGAAGGTCGGGCCGATGCCGGTGTAGGTCGGGTTGCGGACCAGCCGGCCCAGCGCGCCGTTCTTCACCTCGTAGCCGACCTCGGTGCCGAACTGGAAGTTGAGCCGTCGGTCGTCGATCGACCAGGAGCGGTTGCTCTCCATGTAGATCCCGTCGTCGGTGTCGCTGATGATTTCCTCGAAGCTGTGCGGACCGGGCTCCAGCCCGACGTTGGTCATCCGCACCATGGGCAGCCGGGCCCAGCCGTCGGCGCGCACGCTGCCGGCGTACGGCAGGCCGGCGACGGCCGCCGAGTCGCGTCCGGCGAGCACACCCACCCACACGCCCTCGCGCACCGCGTCGCGCTTGGTGGCGGGGGTGCCCTCGTCGTCGTAGCCGAAGGACCCGAGCGCCCCGGGGATGGTCGGGTCGATGCTGATGTTCATCAGCTCCGAGCCGTAGCGCAGCGACCCGAGCCTGGACAGGTCCAGCCACGAGGTGCCGGCGTACGCCGCCTCCCAGCCGAGGATCCGGTCGAGCTCGATGGCGTGGCCCACGGACTCGTGGATCTGCAGCG
This genomic interval from Nocardioides scoriae contains the following:
- a CDS encoding TldD/PmbA family protein, yielding MSTPQEDLATAAVEAVGRALPGADVTVEADRHEVALTRFAGSVIHQNVAEDVTTVRVLVHHEGRTAAGSASVVGAGDLDRLVERVAASTRVAPADPSWPGLLAPVDPAHATPPDEATAHASPTDRAEVVRAFVDGAAGLETAGYCRTTHRHSALASSAGQLVSGRAAECGLAGVARAEATEGRADGVARAMPLRLADLDGTALGARAAAKARAWAEPVELEPGRYEVVLEPDAVSDLLTNLAFGAFNGKAVNERRSFVRVGASQFDPAVTVVDDPLAVGVGYDSQGTPRQRLVLVEDGVTRHVTHDRRTAAEAGTTSTGHDAENRFGTGPSARHLGIVPTDGFDAVADEADGPAADASVAALVAGVERGLLVTDFWYTRVLDPRTLSITGLTRNGVWLVEDGRVTRPVKNFRFTQAYEQALAPGNVRAVGRTATPIPGDTYTATSPRFSCPALHLASWNFTGGASG